A window from Callithrix jacchus isolate 240 chromosome 17, calJac240_pri, whole genome shotgun sequence encodes these proteins:
- the LYZL4 gene encoding lysozyme-like protein 4 isoform X2, whose protein sequence is MKAGLVLSLLGCLVVPTGAYILGRCTVAKKLRDGGLDYFEGYSLENWVCLAYFESKFNPTAVYENTRDGYTGFGLFQIRGSDWCGDRGRNRCHMSCSALLNPNLKKTIECAKTIVKGKKGMGAWPTWSRYCRYSDTLARWLDGCRL, encoded by the exons ATGAAGGCAGGCCTGGTTCTCTCCCTCCTTGGCTGCCTGGTGGTTCCAACTGGGGCTTACATCCTGGGGCGCTGCACAGTGGCCAAGAAGCTCCGTGATGGAGGCCTGGATTACTTCGAGGGCTATAGCCTTGAGAACT GGGTGTGCCTGGCCTACTTCGAGAGCAAGTTCAACCCCACGGCCGTCTACGAGAACACACGTGATGGCTACACTGGCTTCGGCCTCTTTCAGATTCGTGGCAGTGACTGGTGTGGCGACCGTGGCAGGAACCGCTGCCACATGTCATGTTCTG CTTTACTGAACCCTAATTTAAAGAAGACAATTGAATGTGCCAAGACCATcgtgaaaggaaagaaagggatggGAGCATG GCCCACCTGGTCCCGGTACTGCCGGTACTCTGACACCCTGGCGCGATGGCTGGACGGTTGCAGGCTGTAG
- the LYZL4 gene encoding lysozyme-like protein 4 isoform X1, which translates to MLQLTTQRESLNQRLKVALLSLWRTSVPVTLPTHLATAAPAPRRLEKMKAGLVLSLLGCLVVPTGAYILGRCTVAKKLRDGGLDYFEGYSLENWVCLAYFESKFNPTAVYENTRDGYTGFGLFQIRGSDWCGDRGRNRCHMSCSALLNPNLKKTIECAKTIVKGKKGMGAWPTWSRYCRYSDTLARWLDGCRL; encoded by the exons ATGCTGCAACTGACCACACAGCGTGAGAGTTTGAACCAACGTTTGAAAGT TGCCCTTCTTTCCCTTTGGAGGACCAGTGTCCCTGTGACTCTGCCCACTCACCTGGCCACAGCTGCCCCAGCTCCCAGGAGGCTGGAGAAGATGAAGGCAGGCCTGGTTCTCTCCCTCCTTGGCTGCCTGGTGGTTCCAACTGGGGCTTACATCCTGGGGCGCTGCACAGTGGCCAAGAAGCTCCGTGATGGAGGCCTGGATTACTTCGAGGGCTATAGCCTTGAGAACT GGGTGTGCCTGGCCTACTTCGAGAGCAAGTTCAACCCCACGGCCGTCTACGAGAACACACGTGATGGCTACACTGGCTTCGGCCTCTTTCAGATTCGTGGCAGTGACTGGTGTGGCGACCGTGGCAGGAACCGCTGCCACATGTCATGTTCTG CTTTACTGAACCCTAATTTAAAGAAGACAATTGAATGTGCCAAGACCATcgtgaaaggaaagaaagggatggGAGCATG GCCCACCTGGTCCCGGTACTGCCGGTACTCTGACACCCTGGCGCGATGGCTGGACGGTTGCAGGCTGTAG